Proteins found in one Pectobacterium atrosepticum genomic segment:
- a CDS encoding UDP-N-acetylglucosamine--undecaprenyl-phosphate N-acetylglucosaminephosphotransferase — protein MNLLTMSTELLFIFLFSLGFLFFARSIAGKIGLVDRPNYRKRHRGLVPLVGGISVYAGICFTYFITDQYIPNFRLYLMCAGVLVFVGMLDDRFDISVKIRAVVQAFVAVVMMALAGLTIHNLGHIFGPWQMGLGPFGYLVTLFAVWAAINAFNMVDGIDGLLGGLSSVSFGAMGILLYLSGHTNLALWCFAMIAATLPYILLNLGMFGRRYKVFMGDAGSTMIGFTAIWLLIQTTQGPQHPINPVTALWIIAIPLIDMIAIMYRRLRKGMSPFSPDRQHIHHLMMRAGFSSRQAFLLITLAAALLAAVGVLGEYFFFIPEWVMLALFLLAFLLYGYCLKRAWRVARFIKRIKRRMRHSDEQKQSS, from the coding sequence GTGAACTTACTCACTATGAGTACCGAATTACTATTTATTTTCTTGTTTTCTCTGGGCTTTCTTTTTTTTGCTCGCAGCATCGCGGGTAAAATAGGACTTGTCGATCGTCCCAACTACCGTAAACGTCATCGGGGTCTTGTACCTCTGGTTGGCGGTATCTCCGTGTATGCAGGTATCTGCTTTACCTACTTCATTACCGATCAATATATTCCCAACTTCCGTCTTTACCTGATGTGCGCGGGTGTGCTGGTTTTTGTCGGCATGCTGGACGATCGTTTTGATATCAGTGTGAAAATTCGCGCTGTTGTGCAGGCGTTTGTCGCTGTGGTGATGATGGCCCTTGCGGGCTTGACGATACACAACCTAGGGCATATTTTCGGCCCGTGGCAGATGGGACTGGGGCCATTTGGCTATCTGGTGACACTGTTTGCCGTTTGGGCGGCTATCAATGCGTTCAATATGGTGGATGGGATCGATGGACTGCTTGGCGGGTTGTCTAGCGTCTCGTTCGGGGCGATGGGAATTTTGTTGTATCTGAGCGGCCATACGAATCTGGCATTGTGGTGTTTCGCCATGATCGCGGCGACGTTGCCTTATATTCTGCTTAATCTCGGCATGTTTGGACGACGCTATAAGGTCTTCATGGGCGATGCGGGTAGCACGATGATTGGCTTCACGGCTATCTGGCTTCTGATTCAGACGACGCAAGGTCCGCAGCATCCGATTAATCCCGTTACGGCATTGTGGATCATCGCTATCCCGCTGATTGATATGATCGCCATCATGTATCGGCGCTTGCGCAAAGGGATGAGTCCGTTCTCGCCTGATCGGCAGCATATCCATCATTTAATGATGCGGGCGGGCTTTTCCTCTCGTCAGGCATTTTTGCTGATTACGCTCGCCGCTGCTTTATTGGCTGCGGTCGGTGTGTTGGGAGAATATTTCTTTTTCATACCCGAATGGGTCATGTTGGCATTATTCTTGCTTGCATTTCTACTGTATGGCTACTGCCTGAAACGAGCATGGCGGGTCGCCCGTTTTATCAAGCGAATCAAACGCCGTATGCGGCATTCCGATGAGCAAAAGCAGTCATCCTGA
- the rho gene encoding transcription termination factor Rho: MNLTELKNTPVSELITLGENMGLENQARMRKQDIIFAILKQHAKSGEDIFGDGVLEILQDGFGFLRSGDSSYLAGPDDIYVSPSQIRRFNLRTGDTISGKIRPPKEGERYFALLKVNEVNYDKPENARNKILFENLTPLHANSRLRMERGNGSTEDLTARVLDLASPIGRGQRGLIVAPPKAGKTMLLQNIAQSIAYNHPDCVLMVLLIDERPEEVTEMQRLVKGEVIASTFDEPASRHVQVAEMVIEKAKRLVEHKKDVIILLDSITRLARAYNTVVPASGKVLTGGVDANALHRPKRFFGAARNVEEGGSLTIIATALVDTGSKMDEVIYEEFKGTGNMELHLARKIAEKRVFPAIDYNRSGTRKEELLTTSEELQKMWILRKIIHPMGEIDAMEFLINKLAMTKTNDEFFDMMKRS; the protein is encoded by the coding sequence ATGAATCTTACCGAATTAAAGAATACGCCAGTTTCTGAGTTAATTACTCTTGGCGAAAATATGGGGCTTGAAAATCAGGCCCGCATGCGTAAACAGGATATTATCTTCGCTATCCTGAAGCAGCATGCCAAAAGCGGCGAGGATATTTTCGGCGACGGTGTGCTGGAGATATTGCAGGATGGCTTCGGCTTTCTTCGCTCCGGAGACAGCTCCTACCTCGCAGGCCCCGATGATATCTACGTTTCTCCTAGCCAAATCCGCCGCTTTAACCTCCGCACTGGTGACACCATTTCTGGCAAGATTCGTCCGCCAAAAGAAGGTGAACGTTACTTTGCGCTGTTGAAAGTTAACGAAGTCAACTACGACAAACCTGAAAACGCCCGCAATAAGATCCTGTTCGAAAACTTAACACCGCTGCATGCAAACTCTCGTCTGCGTATGGAACGTGGTAACGGTTCGACAGAGGATCTGACGGCGCGCGTGCTGGATCTGGCTTCGCCTATTGGCCGTGGTCAACGTGGCCTGATTGTTGCGCCGCCGAAAGCGGGTAAAACCATGCTGCTGCAAAACATCGCGCAGAGCATTGCTTACAACCATCCTGACTGTGTGCTGATGGTGCTGCTGATTGACGAACGTCCGGAAGAAGTTACCGAGATGCAGCGTCTGGTGAAAGGCGAAGTCATTGCGTCAACGTTTGACGAGCCAGCTTCCCGTCACGTTCAGGTTGCTGAAATGGTGATCGAGAAAGCGAAGCGTCTGGTTGAGCATAAAAAAGACGTTATCATCCTGCTGGACTCCATTACCCGTTTGGCGCGTGCATATAACACCGTTGTTCCGGCCTCCGGCAAAGTGTTGACCGGTGGTGTGGATGCTAACGCCCTGCATCGTCCGAAGCGTTTCTTCGGTGCGGCACGTAACGTTGAGGAAGGCGGTAGCCTGACAATCATCGCCACCGCGCTGGTTGATACCGGTTCCAAGATGGATGAAGTGATTTACGAAGAGTTTAAAGGTACAGGTAACATGGAACTGCACCTGGCTCGTAAAATCGCAGAAAAACGCGTATTCCCAGCGATTGATTACAATCGTTCTGGTACGCGTAAAGAAGAGTTACTTACCACCTCTGAAGAATTGCAGAAGATGTGGATTCTACGTAAGATCATCCACCCAATGGGCGAGATTGATGCGATGGAATTCCTCATCAATAAGTTGGCGATGACGAAAACCAACGATGAATTCTTCGATATGATGAAACGTTCATAA
- the trxA gene encoding thioredoxin TrxA — translation MSDKIIHLTDDSFGTKVLQAEGATLVDFWAEWCGPCKMIAPILDEIAEEFEGKLTVTKLNIDENPATAPKYGIRGIPTLLLFKNGEVAATKVGALSKGQLKEFLTANL, via the coding sequence ATGAGCGATAAAATAATTCACCTGACTGATGACAGCTTCGGTACAAAAGTATTGCAGGCTGAGGGCGCTACCCTCGTTGATTTCTGGGCTGAGTGGTGCGGTCCTTGCAAAATGATCGCTCCTATTCTGGATGAAATTGCTGAAGAATTTGAAGGTAAACTGACGGTTACCAAGCTGAACATTGATGAAAATCCGGCTACTGCACCGAAATATGGTATCCGTGGTATTCCTACTCTGTTGCTGTTTAAAAACGGCGAAGTCGCTGCGACGAAAGTCGGCGCGCTGTCCAAAGGGCAACTGAAAGAGTTCCTGACGGCGAATCTGTAA
- the rhlB gene encoding ATP-dependent RNA helicase RhlB: MSKTHLTEQKFSDFALHPQVIEALESKGFHYCTPIQALALPLTLSGRDVAGQAQTGTGKTLAFLASTFHYLLSHPANAERQTNQPRALIMAPTRELAVQIHSDAEALSHLTGLKLGLAYGGDGYDKQLKVLENGVDILVGTTGRLIDYAKQNHINLGAIQVVVLDEADRMYDLGFIKDIRWLFRRMPATSQRLNMLFSATLSYRVRELAFEQMNNAEYVEVEPEQKTGHRITEELFYPSNEEKMRLLQTLLEEEWPDRCIIFANTKHRCEDVWGHLAADGHRVGLLTGDVAQKKRLRILEEFTQGSIDILVATDVAARGLHIPSVTHVFNYDLPDDCEDYVHRIGRTGRAGQSGFSISLACEEYALNLPAIETYIGHGIPLSKYNSDALMNDLPAPKRLTRPPRSNNGPRRHNSAPRRSGAPRNNRKRAD, encoded by the coding sequence ATGAGCAAAACACACTTAACTGAACAGAAGTTTTCCGACTTCGCCCTGCACCCGCAGGTTATAGAAGCTCTTGAAAGTAAAGGGTTTCATTACTGCACGCCTATTCAGGCGTTAGCTCTGCCATTAACTTTGTCAGGGCGTGATGTTGCGGGTCAGGCGCAAACCGGTACCGGCAAGACGCTGGCTTTTCTCGCGTCTACTTTCCATTATCTGCTTTCACACCCTGCAAACGCAGAGCGTCAAACCAATCAACCGCGTGCCTTAATTATGGCACCAACCCGTGAACTGGCTGTCCAGATTCACTCTGATGCAGAAGCGCTGTCTCACCTGACTGGGTTAAAACTGGGTTTAGCCTACGGTGGCGATGGCTACGACAAACAGCTTAAAGTGCTGGAAAACGGCGTTGATATTTTGGTCGGCACCACCGGCCGCCTGATCGACTATGCCAAACAAAACCACATCAATCTGGGCGCGATTCAGGTCGTCGTACTGGACGAAGCGGATCGCATGTACGATCTCGGCTTCATCAAAGATATCCGCTGGCTGTTCCGCCGCATGCCGGCAACGTCACAGCGTCTGAATATGCTCTTTTCCGCTACGCTCTCCTACCGAGTGCGTGAACTCGCGTTTGAACAGATGAATAACGCAGAGTACGTGGAAGTCGAACCGGAACAGAAAACCGGCCACCGCATTACAGAAGAACTGTTTTATCCGTCCAACGAAGAGAAAATGCGTCTGCTCCAGACCTTGTTGGAAGAAGAGTGGCCGGATCGCTGCATTATTTTCGCCAATACCAAGCATCGCTGCGAAGACGTCTGGGGTCATCTGGCTGCCGATGGCCATCGCGTTGGGCTGCTGACGGGCGATGTAGCACAGAAAAAACGCCTGCGTATTCTGGAAGAGTTTACCCAGGGTAGTATTGATATTCTGGTAGCAACGGACGTTGCAGCACGCGGTTTACACATTCCTTCTGTAACTCACGTTTTCAACTACGATCTGCCGGATGACTGCGAAGACTACGTTCACCGTATTGGTCGTACTGGCCGTGCGGGACAAAGCGGATTTTCTATCAGTCTGGCCTGTGAAGAGTACGCGCTGAATCTCCCAGCTATCGAAACCTATATCGGTCACGGTATCCCACTCAGCAAATACAACAGCGACGCGCTGATGAATGATTTACCTGCGCCGAAGCGTTTAACGCGCCCACCGCGTTCCAATAATGGCCCGCGCCGACACAATAGTGCGCCACGCCGCAGCGGAGCGCCCCGTAATAACCGTAAACGAGCGGACTAA
- the ppx gene encoding exopolyphosphatase: protein MLSSSSLYAAIDLGSNSFHMLVTRETAGSIQTLAKIKRKVRLAAGLDKQNRLSQEAMQRGWQCLQLFSERLQDIPQDQVRVVATATLRLATNADEFLQRAQEILGLPIQVISGEEEARLIYQGVAHTTGGPDARLVVDIGGGSTELATGIGAKTTQLISLPMGCVTWLDRYFSDRNLEAGNFERAENAAREMLRPVAASLREQGWQICVGASGTVQALQEIMVAQGMDEYITLPKLRQLKEHAIQCDKLEELEIDGLTLERALVFPSGLAILLAIFQELDIKTMTLAGGALREGLVYGMLHLPVDQDIRHRTLATLQRRYLLDTEQAKRVSTLADNFLQQVARDWQLDSRCRELLRSACMVHEIGLSIDFRQSPQHAAYLIRHSDLPGFTPAQKKLLATLLQNQINPIDLMPLSQQNALPVNQAQHLCRLLRLAIIFASRRRDDTLPAVRLRVEGEALRLILPAGWLAQHPLRAEMLEQESRWQSYVHWPLMLEEAPA, encoded by the coding sequence ATGCTGAGCTCTTCTTCACTTTACGCTGCCATCGATCTCGGCTCGAACAGCTTCCATATGCTGGTCACCCGGGAAACCGCAGGTAGCATTCAGACGCTGGCGAAAATAAAGCGTAAAGTCCGCCTTGCAGCAGGGCTGGATAAGCAGAATCGGCTCTCGCAGGAAGCGATGCAGCGTGGTTGGCAGTGTCTACAACTGTTCTCCGAACGGTTACAGGACATTCCGCAGGATCAGGTACGCGTCGTCGCGACCGCAACCCTACGGCTGGCAACGAACGCTGACGAATTTCTGCAACGGGCTCAGGAAATTCTGGGCTTGCCGATTCAGGTTATCAGCGGTGAAGAAGAAGCACGCTTGATTTATCAAGGCGTGGCACATACCACGGGCGGCCCAGATGCACGCTTAGTCGTGGATATCGGTGGTGGTAGTACCGAACTGGCAACGGGGATCGGCGCAAAAACGACCCAGTTGATCAGCCTCCCAATGGGATGTGTAACGTGGCTGGATCGCTATTTCAGCGACCGCAATCTGGAAGCGGGTAACTTTGAACGCGCTGAAAACGCAGCGCGTGAAATGCTGCGTCCCGTCGCCGCCTCCCTACGAGAACAGGGGTGGCAAATCTGCGTCGGAGCTTCCGGCACAGTACAAGCACTACAGGAAATTATGGTTGCGCAGGGCATGGATGAATACATTACCCTGCCGAAGCTTAGACAGCTTAAAGAGCATGCTATTCAGTGTGATAAGCTGGAAGAGTTGGAAATTGATGGTCTGACGCTGGAACGCGCGCTGGTCTTCCCCAGCGGGCTCGCCATTCTGTTGGCGATATTCCAAGAGCTCGACATTAAGACGATGACGCTGGCCGGAGGCGCGCTGCGTGAAGGACTGGTTTATGGCATGCTGCATCTGCCTGTCGATCAGGATATCCGCCACCGCACGCTGGCGACTCTGCAACGCCGTTATCTGCTGGATACCGAACAGGCTAAACGCGTCAGTACGTTGGCAGACAACTTCCTGCAACAGGTTGCCCGTGACTGGCAGTTAGATAGCCGATGTCGCGAGTTACTGCGAAGTGCCTGTATGGTGCACGAAATCGGTTTGAGCATTGATTTTCGTCAGTCACCCCAGCATGCAGCCTATTTGATTCGCCATAGCGATCTCCCCGGCTTTACGCCAGCCCAGAAAAAACTGTTAGCCACACTCCTGCAAAACCAGATTAACCCCATCGATTTAATGCCGCTCAGTCAGCAGAATGCGCTACCGGTGAATCAGGCACAGCACCTGTGCCGCCTGTTACGTCTGGCGATTATTTTTGCCAGCCGCCGCCGTGATGACACGCTGCCAGCAGTACGGTTACGTGTGGAAGGCGAAGCATTGCGTTTGATTCTGCCTGCTGGCTGGTTGGCTCAACACCCGTTACGAGCAGAAATGCTGGAACAGGAAAGCCGCTGGCAGAGCTACGTACACTGGCCGCTGATGCTGGAAGAGGCCCCAGCTTAA
- a CDS encoding ATP-dependent DNA helicase Rep has product MRLNPSQQHAVEFVTGPCLVLAGAGSGKTRVITNKIAHLIRQCGYQARHIAAVTFTNKAAREMKERVAQTLGRKETRGLMIATFHTLGLEIIKREYVALGMKSNFSLFDDQDQMALLKELTEQWLENDKVLLQQLISTISNWKNDLIDPAGAAATARSERDKLFVHCYSLYHEHLRACNVLDFDDLILLPTLLLKRNTEVRERWQNRLRYLLVDEYQDTNTSQYELVKLLVGPRARFTVVGDDDQSIYSWRGARPQNLVLLQQDFPALDVIKLEQNYRSSGRILKAANILIANNPHVFEKRLFSELGYGDELKVITANNEDHEAERVVGELIAHHFIKKTQYGDYAILYRGNHQSRLFEKMLMQNRIPYRISGGTSFFSRPEIKDLLAYLRVLTNPDDDSAFLRIVNTPKREIGPATMKKLGEWAGQRNKGLFSASFDLGLSQSLTGRGLESLQRFTQWMEEIARLAEREPVAAVRDLIHGLDYESWLYETSPSPKAAEMRMKNVNQLFSWMTEMLEGSDLDEPMTLTQVVTRFTLRDMMERGESEEDQDQVQLMTLHASKGLEFPYVFLVGMEEGLLPHQSSIDEDNVDEERRLAYVGITRAQRELFFTLCKERRQYGELIRPEPSRFLLELPQDDVVWETERKVVSAQERMQKGQTNVASIRAMLAKAKGE; this is encoded by the coding sequence ATGCGCTTAAACCCCAGCCAACAACATGCCGTCGAATTTGTCACTGGACCTTGTCTGGTTCTGGCGGGCGCAGGCTCAGGCAAGACCCGCGTTATCACCAATAAAATTGCGCATCTTATCCGTCAGTGTGGCTATCAGGCTCGGCACATAGCTGCTGTGACGTTTACCAACAAAGCGGCGCGTGAGATGAAGGAACGTGTGGCGCAAACGCTGGGGCGTAAAGAAACGCGTGGGCTGATGATTGCGACTTTCCACACGCTGGGCTTGGAGATTATCAAACGTGAATATGTCGCGTTGGGTATGAAATCTAATTTCTCCCTGTTCGACGATCAGGATCAGATGGCGCTGCTGAAAGAATTGACTGAGCAGTGGCTGGAAAACGATAAGGTTCTGCTGCAACAGCTGATCTCGACGATCTCAAACTGGAAAAACGATCTGATCGATCCGGCCGGAGCCGCGGCGACCGCTCGATCCGAACGTGACAAGCTGTTTGTACATTGCTACTCGCTTTATCACGAACATCTGCGTGCTTGTAACGTGCTGGATTTCGACGATCTGATTCTGCTCCCTACGCTGTTGCTGAAGCGGAATACCGAGGTGCGTGAACGCTGGCAGAACCGCTTGCGCTACCTACTGGTGGATGAATATCAGGACACAAACACCAGTCAGTATGAGCTGGTTAAGCTGCTGGTCGGCCCCCGTGCACGTTTTACCGTCGTGGGGGATGACGATCAGTCGATTTATTCCTGGCGCGGTGCTCGACCACAGAATCTGGTGTTGCTACAGCAGGATTTCCCCGCGCTTGATGTGATCAAACTAGAACAAAACTACCGCTCATCCGGGCGTATTCTGAAAGCAGCCAATATTCTCATCGCCAATAATCCGCACGTCTTTGAAAAACGGTTGTTCTCGGAGCTGGGTTACGGTGATGAACTTAAAGTGATTACCGCCAATAACGAAGATCACGAAGCGGAGCGGGTTGTGGGCGAGCTGATTGCCCATCACTTTATTAAAAAAACCCAGTACGGCGACTATGCCATTTTGTATCGTGGCAACCATCAGTCACGCCTGTTTGAAAAGATGCTGATGCAGAACCGTATTCCGTATCGTATCTCCGGCGGCACGTCCTTTTTCTCCCGACCTGAAATCAAAGATTTACTGGCTTACCTGCGCGTACTGACCAACCCGGATGATGACAGCGCGTTTTTACGCATTGTGAACACACCCAAACGTGAGATTGGCCCAGCGACGATGAAGAAGCTGGGCGAATGGGCAGGACAACGCAATAAAGGCCTTTTCAGCGCGAGTTTTGATCTCGGGTTGAGCCAGTCGCTGACCGGCCGTGGATTGGAATCCCTACAACGGTTTACACAGTGGATGGAGGAAATTGCTCGTCTGGCGGAGCGGGAGCCTGTTGCCGCCGTGCGTGACCTGATACATGGGTTGGACTACGAAAGCTGGCTTTATGAAACCTCGCCCAGCCCAAAAGCTGCAGAAATGCGGATGAAGAACGTGAATCAGCTATTCAGCTGGATGACGGAAATGCTGGAAGGCTCCGATCTGGATGAACCTATGACGCTGACGCAGGTGGTGACGCGCTTCACGCTGCGGGACATGATGGAACGTGGAGAGAGTGAAGAGGATCAAGATCAGGTACAGCTGATGACGCTGCATGCATCCAAAGGCCTGGAGTTTCCATATGTCTTTTTGGTTGGGATGGAAGAAGGCCTGTTGCCGCACCAAAGCAGTATTGATGAAGATAACGTCGACGAAGAGCGGCGTCTGGCATACGTGGGGATTACGCGTGCTCAGCGTGAGCTGTTCTTCACGTTGTGCAAAGAACGCCGGCAGTATGGCGAATTGATACGCCCTGAACCGAGCCGCTTCCTGCTTGAACTGCCGCAGGATGATGTCGTGTGGGAAACGGAAAGAAAAGTCGTTAGCGCGCAAGAGCGGATGCAGAAGGGTCAGACGAACGTCGCCAGTATCCGGGCTATGTTAGCGAAAGCAAAAGGGGAATAA
- a CDS encoding peptidylprolyl isomerase (rotamase C; accelerates isomerization of the peptidyl prolyl bond) yields the protein MANTAAALHILVDTEQLANDILAQLEKGADFQKLAQKHSTCPSKRNGGDLGEFRKGDMVPAFDKAVFSCELLKPFGPVKTQFGYHVIKVLYRN from the coding sequence ATGGCAAATACCGCAGCAGCCCTGCACATCTTGGTGGACACTGAACAGCTGGCTAACGACATTCTTGCTCAACTGGAAAAAGGTGCCGATTTCCAAAAATTGGCGCAGAAACACTCAACCTGCCCGTCAAAACGTAACGGCGGCGATTTAGGTGAGTTTCGTAAAGGCGACATGGTACCCGCTTTCGATAAGGCAGTGTTTTCCTGTGAATTGCTGAAACCGTTTGGCCCAGTGAAAACCCAGTTTGGTTACCATGTAATCAAAGTGCTGTACCGCAACTAA